A window of the Cryptomeria japonica unplaced genomic scaffold, Sugi_1.0 HiC_scaffold_187, whole genome shotgun sequence genome harbors these coding sequences:
- the LOC131867875 gene encoding endoglucanase 16-like → MAKAMEALLAVVLLLFCGEWQVVRGEFDYRDALSKSILFLEAQRSGKLPQSQRVKWRGDSGLTDGKLQNVDLAGGYYDAGDNVKYGLPMAFTITTLAWGTLDYGKELKAAGEIQNARDAIRWGTDYFLKASATPNELWVQVGDPQADHNCWERPEDMDTPRSLYKIDKDTPGSEIAAETAAALAASSIVFRFTNPRYSHLLLQRSQSLFSFADRYKGTYGGECPFYCSVSGYNDELLWAASWLYRATKSSYYSNYIIQHDDVKAYVNEFNWDLKYAGVQVLLTDLYFQGEAQFSAYRSNAERFVCSLLPGSPIRSVKTTPGGLLYVRDGANTQYVTSAAFLMARYSDLLSAKKRTLSCGNTLFKPNDVMGFAKLQIDYLLGRNPLGISYMVGYGSKYPRQPHHRGASVVSIHQQRRKIKCIEGFMNWFHKDSSNPNTLIGAIVGGPDKYDRFVDLRTKSSMLEPTTYINSPLVGVLAKLYRMTCKTNRQC, encoded by the exons ATGGCCAAGGCAATGGAAGCGCTTTTGGCAGTGGTGTTGTTGCTGTTTTGTGGTGAGTGGCAGGTGGTTCGTGGAGAATTCGATTACAGAGATGCTCTATCTAAGTCTATCCTCTTTCTAGAGGCCCAACGATCCGGTAAACTCCCACAATCTCAGCGAGTAAAGTGGAGAGGAGATTCTGGCCTCACAGATGGGAAGTTGCAAAAC GTTGATTTAGCTGGGGGTTACTACGATGCAGGCGATAACGTGAAATATGGGCTTCCCATGGCATTCACTATCACCACACTCGCTTGGGGCACACTGGATTATGGGAAAGAGTTGAAAGCTGCAGGAGAGATTCAGAATGCAAGGGACGCTATTAGATGGGGAACTGACTACTTTCTCAAGGCTAGTGCAACTCCAAATGAATTATGGGTTCAG GTGGGTGATCCCCAGGCAGACCATAATTGTTGGGAGCGTCCAGAAGATATGGACACTCCTCGATCTCTTTACAAGATTGATAAAGACACCCCTGGATCAGAAATTGCAGCAGAAACGGCCGCAGCCTTGGCTGCCTCCTCCATTGTTTTCAGATTCACAAACCCTCGTTACTCACACCTTCTCCTCCAACGTTCTCAATCG CTCTTCAGCTTTGCCGATCGATACAAGGGCACCTACGGAGGAGAGTGTCCATTTTATTGCTCTGTTTCAGGCTACAAT GACGAGCTTCTATGGGCTGCATCTTGGCTATACAGAGCTACCAAATCCTCATATTATTCCAACTATATTATCCAGCACGACGATGTAAAGGCATATGTTAATGAAttcaactgggacctcaaatatgCTGGAGTTCAAGTGCTTCTAACAGAC TTATATTTCCAAGGGGAAGCTCAATTCTCAGCCTATAGAAGTAATGCAGAACGCTTTGTTTGTTCACTTCTTCCAGGCAGTCCCATTCGTTCTGTTAAAACCACCCCAG GAGGTTTGTTGTATGTTAGAGATGGCGCCAACACTCAATATGTTACCAGTGCTGCTTTTTTGATGGCAAGATACAGTGATTTACTATCAGCTAAGAAGCGAACATTGTCATGCGGCAACACTCTCTTTAAACCCAACGACGTTATGGGCTTCGCAAAGCTACAA ATTGATTATTTATTAGGAAGGAATCCTCTGGGCATTTCATATATGGTAGGATACGGTTCCAAATATCCAAGGCAACCACATCACAGAGGAGCATCTGTAGTTTCCATTCATCAACAACGAaggaagatcaaatgcattgaaggtTTTATGAACTGGTTTCACAAAGATTCTTCCAATCCAAACACACTAATTGGGGCAATAGTGGGGGGCCCAGATAAATATGATCGTTTTGTAGACCTCAGGACCAAATCTAGCATGCTTGAACCTACAACATACATAAATTCTCCTCTTGTGGGTGTTCTTGCAAAATTGTACAGAATGACATGCAAAACTAACAGGCAGTGTTGA
- the LOC131867876 gene encoding endoglucanase 16-like, translated as MAKAMEALLAVVLLLFCGEWQVVRGEFDYRDALSKSILFLEAQRSGKLPQSQRVKWRGDSGLTDGKLQNVDLAGGYYDAGDNVKYGLPMAFTITTLAWGTLDYGKELKAAGEIQNARDAIRWGTDYFLKASATPNELWVQVGDPQADHNCWERPEDMDTPRSLYKIDKDTPGSEIAAETAAALAASSIVFRFTNPRYSHLLLQRSQSLFSFADRYKGTYGGECPFYCSVSGYNDELLWAASWLYRATKSSYYSNYIIQHDDVKAYVNEFNWDLKYAGVQVLLTDLYFQGEAQFSAYRSNAERFVCSLLPGSPIRSVKTTPGGLLYVRDGANTQYVTSAAFLMARYSDLLSAKKRTLSCGNTLFKPNDVMGFAKLQIDYLLGRNPLGISYMVGYGSKYPRQPHHRGASVVSIHQQPRKIKCIEGFMNWFHKDSSNPNTLIGAIVGGPDKYDRFVDLRTKSSMLEPTTYINSPLVGVLAKLYRMTCKTNRQC; from the exons ATGGCCAAGGCAATGGAAGCGCTTTTGGCAGTGGTGTTGTTGCTGTTTTGTGGTGAGTGGCAGGTGGTTCGTGGAGAATTCGATTACAGAGATGCTCTATCTAAGTCTATCCTCTTTCTAGAGGCCCAACGATCCGGTAAACTCCCACAATCTCAGCGAGTAAAGTGGAGAGGAGATTCTGGCCTCACAGATGGGAAGTTGCAAAAC GTTGATTTAGCTGGGGGTTACTACGATGCAGGCGATAACGTGAAATATGGGCTTCCCATGGCATTCACTATCACCACACTCGCTTGGGGCACACTGGATTATGGGAAAGAGTTGAAAGCTGCAGGAGAGATTCAGAATGCAAGGGACGCTATTAGATGGGGAACTGACTACTTTCTCAAGGCTAGTGCAACTCCAAATGAATTATGGGTTCAG GTGGGTGATCCCCAGGCAGACCATAATTGTTGGGAGCGTCCAGAAGATATGGACACTCCTCGATCTCTTTACAAGATTGATAAAGACACCCCTGGATCAGAAATTGCAGCAGAAACGGCCGCAGCCTTGGCTGCCTCCTCCATTGTTTTCAGATTCACAAACCCTCGTTACTCACACCTTCTCCTCCAACGTTCTCAATCG CTCTTCAGCTTTGCCGATCGATACAAGGGCACCTACGGAGGAGAGTGTCCATTTTATTGCTCTGTTTCAGGCTACAAT GACGAGCTTCTATGGGCTGCATCTTGGCTATACAGAGCTACCAAATCCTCATATTATTCCAACTATATTATCCAGCACGACGATGTAAAGGCATATGTTAATGAAttcaactgggacctcaaatatgCTGGAGTTCAAGTGCTTCTAACAGAC TTATATTTCCAAGGGGAAGCTCAATTCTCAGCCTATAGAAGTAATGCAGAACGCTTTGTTTGTTCACTTCTTCCAGGCAGTCCCATTCGTTCTGTTAAAACCACCCCAG GAGGTTTGTTGTATGTTAGAGATGGCGCCAACACTCAATATGTTACCAGTGCTGCTTTTTTGATGGCAAGATACAGTGATTTACTATCAGCTAAGAAGCGAACATTGTCATGCGGCAACACTCTCTTTAAACCCAACGACGTTATGGGCTTCGCAAAGCTACAA ATTGATTATTTATTAGGAAGGAATCCTCTGGGCATTTCATATATGGTAGGATACGGTTCCAAATATCCAAGGCAACCACATCACAGAGGAGCATCTGTAGTTTCCATTCATCAACAACCAaggaagatcaaatgcattgaaggtTTTATGAACTGGTTTCACAAAGATTCTTCCAATCCAAACACACTAATTGGGGCAATAGTGGGGGGCCCAGATAAATATGATCGTTTTGTAGACCTCAGGACCAAATCTAGCATGCTTGAACCTACAACATACATAAATTCTCCTCTTGTGGGTGTTCTTGCAAAATTGTACAGAATGACATGCAAAACTAACAGGCAGTGTTGA